A region of the Betaproteobacteria bacterium genome:
GGTGGTGTGGAATGTCACTCCGGCATTGCACACGCCGCTGATGAGCGTGACCAACGCGATTTCCAGCATCATCATCATCGGTGCGCTGGTGCAGATTGCGCCGCCGGCCGTGGCTGCCGTGGTTGGCCAAAGCGCGCGACCGGATGACGTCATACGCTGGCTCGCGGTGGCAGGCATCGGCCTGACCGCCATCAACATGTTCGGCGGCTTCGCCGTCACCCAGCGCATGCTGGCCATGTTCCGTAAATAAGGGAGACGACAACATGTCCGCAAGCCTCGTAACCGTTTCCTACATCGCCGCCATCATGCTTTTCATCCTGAGCCTGGGCGGCCTCTCCAATCCCGAGTCATCACGCCGGGGAAATCTCTACGGCATGATCGGCATGACCATCGCCGTGCTCGCGACCATCTTTGGCCCCCGCGTCACCACGGGTGGTCTCGGCTGGATCATCGGCTCGCTGCTGGTCGGTGGCAGCATCGGCATGTATCTGGCACGCACGGTGCAGATGACGCAGATGCCCGAACTGGTCGCGTTCATGCACAGCATGGTCGGCCTCGCCGCCATGGTGGTCGGTTTTGCCAGCTATGTTGACCCGACCTCCACGGCCGGATTGACGTCCGCCGAGCAAGGCATCCACCACATCGAGGTCTACGTCGGCATCCTCATCGGCGCGGTCACGCTGTCCGGTTCGGTGATCGCCTTTGGCAAGCTCTCCGGCAAGATCAGCGGCACACCGCTGACATTGCCCGCGCGCCACTGGCTGAACCTCATCGGCCTGCTGGTGGTGATCTGGTACGGACGCGAATTCCTGAACGCGCACACGATCGAAGCCGGCATGACACCGTTGATCGTCATGACCGTGATCGCGCTGCTGTTCGGCATTCACATGGTGATGGCCATCGGTGGCGCTGACATGCCGGTGGTGGTCTCGATGCTGAACAGCTACTCCGGTTGGGCGGCCGCCGCGACCGGCTTCATGCTGTCGAACGATCTGCTGATCGTGACCGGTGCGCTGGTCGGTTCGAGTGGTGCGATCCTTTCCTTCATCATGTGCCAGGCGATGAACCGGCATTTCATCAGCGTGATCGCGGGGGGGTTCGGCAGTGGCGGCGGTACGGCGCCTGCTGCCGGTGCCGCGCAACCCGCCGGTGAAGTCGTGCCGGTAAGTGCGCTGGAGACAGCCGAATTGCTGAAGGAAGCCAAGAGCGTCATCATCGTGCCGGGCTACGGCATGGCGGTCGCGCAGGCGCAGCACACGGTGTATGAAATCACCAAGTTCCTTCGCGACAAAGGCAAGATTGTGCGCTTCGGCATTCACCCCGTCGCCGGTCGCATGCCGGGCCACATGAACGTGTTGCTGGCCGAAGCGAAAGTGCCGTACGACATCGTCATGGAAATGGACGAGATCAACGATGACTTCCCGACCACCGATGTCACGATGATTATCGGCGCCAACGACATCGTGAACCCCAGCGCGCAGGACGATCCCAACAGCCCCATCGCCGGCATGCCGGTGCTGGAAGTCTGGAAGGGCAAGACCTCGATCGTGATGAAACGCAGCATGGCCTCCGGCTACGCGGGCGTCGACAACCCGCTCTTCTACAAAGAGAACAATCGCATGCTGTTTGGCGATGCGAAGAAGATGCTGGATGAAGTGTTGACGGCGTTGAAGACGGATTAGTTGATCTCGTAGAACGCCATTCGGTGCGGCTTTCAGGGTGTTATCGCCCGGGAAGGCGCGCCAGTGCTGGAGGTTGGTAGATAAAAATCAAGCGCCCCGAGGTTGGGGCGCTTTTGTTTTCTGGACGGCAAATGGCTGGTAACGACCGAGGCTGTGTGAAAACATAAATATTGTGTCGCTGAGAATGACGCGTCCCGCGCCGTCACGGGACGTTTTTGAGTAGGTCGTTCTTTTTTTAGCACAATTGGCGTTCAAGCCACCGCTTGTTGGTCCTTTCAGCATCGCTATTAGCGCCTTGATGCCTTGAATTTTCATCATTCGCTTCAGGTTATACGCCAACACATGCAAGCTCATTTCGGTACTGACGCGCGGCAGTGTCTTGGTCAGGAAATGCGTGGCACCCATCCATGCCTTGAGCGTTCCATAAGGATGCTCAACCGTCGAGCGCCGCTGGCGGGAGGCGTCCGGGTTCTGCTCGGCCGGTCTTGCATGCGCTCAAGAATGTCCTCGTGCTCCCAGCGCGTCACGCGTCGATTCGTGCCGGTCGTGCATTGCGCTTTCATCGGACACTTTGGGCATGCCGAGGACCAGTATCGATGAAGGGTCATGCCCTTTTCGACTGTCGTCTGACGCCAAATCGCGCTTTGCCCCGCAGGGCATCGGTATTCATTGCGCTCGGCGAGGTAAGTGAAATCACGCTTGTCAAAGCGCCCGGCGGCCTTGTTGTTGGACGTGAGCGGCTTGGGCACAAGCGTGTTGATACCCTGTTGCTCGCATTCTCGGATCTGCTCGCCATTGAAATAGCCTCGGTCAGCCAGCACCGTGAGCGCTTGATTGCCCGTTGCCTGCACGGCTTGCTGCGCCATTGTCGAGAGTTGTTGCCGGTCGTGACCCACATTGGTGACCTGATGGGCGACGATCAGATGATGCCGGGCATCAACGACGGTTTGCACGTTGTAGCCCACCATGCCGGTGCCGCGTCCACTGGTAGCCATGGAGCGTGCATCGGGGTCGGTTAGCGACACCTGATGGTCGGGCGCGGCTTGAAGTTGCTCACCAATGTCTTGCAAGCGCCGCATCTGCTCCTTGAGTCGGCTGACCTTCTTTCAGGCGAGAAACGCGGCCTTCACTTACCGCCGCGGGGTTACGATCGGCACGATCGAGTTCGCTTAGGTAGCGTCCGACGCTTTCTTCAATTTGCGCCATGCGCGCCTTCAACTTGTGTTCGGTGAAGTTCTTGTCGCGGTTGTTGACGGCTTTAAACTTGCTGCCATCGATTGCCACGATCGCTTCCGAGAACAGCTTCAGGTTCCGGCACAACACAATGAACTGACTACAGATGCGGCGTATAGCGGGTCCGTTGTCCTTGCGAAAATCGGCGATGGTCTTGAAGTCAGGTCTCAATCGGCCCGTGAGCCAGATCAGTTCAAGATTGCGTTCCGTCTCGCGTTCCGTGCGTCGGCTCGATTGCAGGCGATTGAGGTAGCCGTAGATGTAAATCTTGAGCAGCGTGGCGGGGTGGTAGGCGGGACGGCCCGTGGCACTTGCCGTGGCGCTTTCAAAACCGAGCTTGACCAAGTTCAGTTCTTCGACGAATACATCAACGACGCGAACCGGGTTGTCGTCGCTGATATAGTCATCAAGACACTCAGGAAGCAACGTGGTTTGCGTTCGACTTTCCGCAGGAATGAAGCGCTTCATCAGGGCGACCTCGCTACGCTAAATCAATGAGTAGCTATGACCTTACACGCCTGAATTGTTCCGATATTCCGGAGTCGTTTTCACACAGCCTCGACCCCAAGCAGTCTTTGGAATTTTGAAAGCGGTCACTCAACGATCAGCACGAAAGGCTCGACCCGACTGCCGAGAGAGAGTTGTCTCAATGTAAGGGTTGTGCCTCGTTGTCGCATGGGACAAATCTCCCGCTTGCGGGATCGCGGATGAAGAAGCTGAACCAATAGGGGACTCCAGTAGGTCAACAAAAGAATCGTCTTGATTCAGCACTGCACCGAGCGATACGTAGGCGCAGTTCTTTGAGTCTTCCATATATTCGTCTGACTCGTCGTTTGCGGTGATCCGCCACCCGCCGTCTTCCTCGTCGTCGGATCTTCGCGGTACAGGTAGCCTGCGAGCTTACCTTCGTGCAGAACATGATTCGTGACGAAGCACCGCTTGATGTACTTTTCGACCAGGTTGTCATCGTCATCGTGCTCAGTGGCA
Encoded here:
- the pntB gene encoding Re/Si-specific NAD(P)(+) transhydrogenase subunit beta gives rise to the protein MSASLVTVSYIAAIMLFILSLGGLSNPESSRRGNLYGMIGMTIAVLATIFGPRVTTGGLGWIIGSLLVGGSIGMYLARTVQMTQMPELVAFMHSMVGLAAMVVGFASYVDPTSTAGLTSAEQGIHHIEVYVGILIGAVTLSGSVIAFGKLSGKISGTPLTLPARHWLNLIGLLVVIWYGREFLNAHTIEAGMTPLIVMTVIALLFGIHMVMAIGGADMPVVVSMLNSYSGWAAAATGFMLSNDLLIVTGALVGSSGAILSFIMCQAMNRHFISVIAGGFGSGGGTAPAAGAAQPAGEVVPVSALETAELLKEAKSVIIVPGYGMAVAQAQHTVYEITKFLRDKGKIVRFGIHPVAGRMPGHMNVLLAEAKVPYDIVMEMDEINDDFPTTDVTMIIGANDIVNPSAQDDPNSPIAGMPVLEVWKGKTSIVMKRSMASGYAGVDNPLFYKENNRMLFGDAKKMLDEVLTALKTD